The Juglans microcarpa x Juglans regia isolate MS1-56 chromosome 2D, Jm3101_v1.0, whole genome shotgun sequence DNA window GCTTGTGGTTGGTGAACAACGGGATTCCCAAGAATGCTAGGaagcattgattgcatgcattggaagtgaaaaaattgtccCGCTGCTTGGAAATGTATGTACTCTGGCCACATCcgtgaaccaactattattttagaagcagttGCTTTATATGATCTCTGGATatggcatgcattttttggCATGCCCGGTTCACATAACGATATTAATGTGCTAGagagatcttttattttcacgGAACTTGCCCAAGGGCGTGCTCCACCagtcaattacacaatcaatggcAACAACTACACTATGGAGTACTACCTTGCCGATGGTATTTGTCCCAAGTGGTCAACGTTTGTAAAGACGATTCCATCACCTCaagggaataagaagaaaaactttgtTGCAGCACAAGAATCTGCAAGAAAAGATGTCGAGCGTGCTTTCGGGGTATTTCAACAACGATTTGTAATCGTTCGTGGACCTTCTCGATTATTCAAAGTCAATGacttaacaaatataatgaaagcatgTGTTATTTTACATAACATAATCATTGAGGACGAGCGTGATGATAATCAGGGTCTAAACATGGAGTATGATCAACTTGAGCTCGGCACATCATCAACTACAAGCAGATTTAATTGAATATCACTGGCAATTATATTCCTAACAATAGAAGAGAAGGTTGTGTTGGAttctctattttatcattagTAATGACGGTGTATGAAAGTTTCTAGAATTTCTATTCCAAAAAACATGTTTGGTTCAAGAACATGCTCAAAAgttattgtattattttcattatctgTAATAGTTTAAGGATTTGTAATGTCGAGTTGTAATCAAGCAACATCTATCCATGTTAGACTCTAATTCAACGACCACGTTCTCTATATTCTTAATAAAACTTTACAAACgtacaaattatataatacaataaatgCAGAAAAGTGCCACAAGCGAGTGGTACATAAAGTACATCACCTTTAATACTGAATAAAGgtttagttacaaaaaaaaataaatgcctCAATCTGAGGATGCATTGCGTTGCGCCAATATCTCTCTTTGAAGTTGCTAGAAATATACTTGCTGAACTTTATTTAACCTACTCACATCGAGCAATATTATGCGCTCCTCTCTCTCCCATAGGGCGATTTCCAGTTTCTCCGCCTCCAACCTCAGTTTCTCGTCCTCTTGTCTATTTTTATTTCCATCCATTTCTCGTTCATATGCCATCTTCTCAGTCTTGAGTcggaaaaattctttttcttgagCACGTGACTCCTCTAGGATAGTATACTTTTTCTTGCTGAACTCCACAAGCTCAATTGAGGCCCTGCCTTGAGTTTTACATTTTCATTTCTCAGCTTTTCTCCCTATTGGTCTATCCAATTCGATGACATCATTAGTTTCTAAATTCTCACCCTCTGTACGACCCACTGAATCAATGGGTGAATTAGTTGCCACTGCTGATGTACGCAAATATGTAGGGGACATCGTCGACCTTCGCTTTGTCCCGTCCTTTGTGCAACGCTGATTCCATTTCGGCTGGTCTTTCAATAGGTGCCAACAATGCTTGAATTGAAAGGCTGTTTTCTCAAGCGATTGGTACATGACCTTCGCTTTGTCAAACTTccaattcaaaatgaaaatcaaataattaaccaCCCTATTAAAGATAAAGGAAACATAACgcataaaaatgataattaagtgtagtcaataataaataagtggatgcttataccttgtcttgctcagTTATGCCACTTTGATTCAGCCCTTCAACTTAGGCGAGTTTAGCACAAAATTTGTTCGTCGCCTTTTGAATGGCAGACCACCGATGTATTAAGGACCCAACACTCCGCTCATTTGTACTCTCTTTATAATCATCGAAGTATTGactaactttttttcaaagttggGCATGTTTTTGGTCCGTTCCTTAGATAGCATCAATGCTACTATTCAGCCATGCGGAGACAAATAACTTGTCTTCTTCGGGGGTGAAGTTTGCACCCCTAGTTGACACTCCTTTCTGTTTTTacactaatttttatttttacttgtagTTTCCatggaatttgttttttcttatgataattttttgaagttttctttttgtgattCTCTTCAGATCTGTCCAGATTAGATTTGTCACTAGAGACGAGTCTTGGCTGCCTTTCTTATGATAATGTTGCCTTTCTTTTGCCACTAGAGACGAGTCTTGACtgttcattttcatttttgggtCGTTTTAGGTTCGTTTGAATTTGTCTTGCTCGCTTGGTTCTGTTGTGTTTTAGTTTTCAAATGGAATACTCTGTGTGCAGCGTTCTCGTATAGTTGGACGAAGCTGAAATTTTTGGGTGAAAACATCTTTTCTGTGCATCTGAGTGTTGATATCAAGAATTGTTGGCATTCAGATAAGAGGAAGTTAGGAATATTATTGATGTTGCatcttgagaatttttttttcttgaatgagAAGTATTTTGATTCAGACTAAGAGGAAAATATGTAGAACTTATTATTAATGTGGTCTGTGTTTGGACTTGTTTGGACTTGTTTGAAGTAGTAAAATAAGTGATTTAAGTCAACCAGTTTGGACTTGTTTGTGCCGTGTTTGCTGGTTTGAGCCAATGTGGTCTCTTTAATTATTGTTCTCATAGCCTAAGCTCTATTGGTTTGACAaagttaatttttgtttttatgttcttaTGCATTTTGCTTGCTTCTTAGTATTGGATTTTCTTTCTCTAATCCCTCGGCTGTGAATTGGTCTGTGCTATTGGGAGATTTGCAATGTTTGGTACTATGATAATGATTCTTGATTTTGTACAGCTTTTGAGCTCAACGGGTTTTGACAAAACCGCTCGCCTTCGATATGTGCTATCGcttttgtgaaaacaaaaatacaaaagttgTTTGCGATAACAGATTGAAAGATGAACAGACGGAATCCTTACCTATGAATGAAGGTAGGCACGAGCGATTTTGGTCTTTGCTGTGAAtcgagaggaagagaaaaaagcGGGATCAACGGCAACAGATTTAGGGTTCGGTCGATTGGAGATGTACAGTGGTTCCCCAAATATGGGGAATGACTGTGGATCCCCTAAAACAAATCCCTATTTTGGGGAATGGGATGTGAGGCTTCGTTTCAGCTTCCCCTAAATTTGATCTCCAAATTTTAGAGAGAATAGTACTTTACGCATCCAGATGGAGATGCTCTAATGGGATTCTTTATATCAACCTCGTATCTGTAATTaagctttcttttcttcctataTAGCTATTGTTTGCCAATTGGTTTCAGCAAATTGAACATGCAACAGCTTTAAAACAAAGGGGTTGGTGCTTTAGATGAGCTTGGTACAAGCGGTTTGGCATACCAAATTACGTATAGGCgctaatatgatttttttttattgaaaataaaaataaaagaaaga harbors:
- the LOC121249310 gene encoding uncharacterized protein LOC121249310 gives rise to the protein MYSGHIREPTIILEAVALYDLWIWHAFFGMPGSHNDINVLERSFIFTELAQGRAPPVNYTINGNNYTMEYYLADGICPKWSTFVKTIPSPQGNKKKNFVAAQESARKDVERAFGVFQQRFVIVRGPSRLFKVNDLTNIMKACVILHNIIIEDERDDNQGLNMEYDQLELGTSSTTSRFN